Proteins co-encoded in one Papaver somniferum cultivar HN1 chromosome 5, ASM357369v1, whole genome shotgun sequence genomic window:
- the LOC113279714 gene encoding secreted acidic protein 1A-like — MAPIRSKNKKDKLALVTPPSRAPRNTKYLNAGLLQGKTPSEVALLIREPRDPCDDSSELSSSSSPVISATGSIEEEVAEHEEIALGGEYVAYDDDDGDDGDDGNSGDGGDGGNHGNEVEEIQEDDDEGNDDDDDDDEDEDGNGGASGDEEGDEDDDNDENGLYDGVQNSVIAYDKDAISCFTEGFYGEVDAFQFPFGEMALIPEDAEQIIGLQVEGKSKGDKFKKNLDWKKNI, encoded by the exons ATGGCTCCGATCAGAAG CAAGAATAAAAAAGATAAGCTTGCACTGGTAACTCCTCCATCCAGAGCTCCCCGCAACACAAAATACCTAAATGCCGGTCTATTACAAGGAAAAACACCGAGTGAGGTAGCCTTACTTATCCGCGAACCCAGAGACCCATGTGATGATTCATCTGAATTGTCCTCTTCATCCTCTCCTGTTATATCTGCAACTGGAAGCATAGAAGAAGAAGTCGCAGAACATGAAGAAATTGCTTTAGGAGGTGAATATGTtgcttatgatgatgatgatggtgatgatggtgatgatggtaatAGTGGTGATGGTGGGGATGGTGGTAATCATGGAAATGAGGTGGAGGAGATTCAGGAGGATGatgatgaaggtaatgatgatgatgatgatgatgatgaggatgaggatggaAATGGTGGTGCTAGCGGTGATGAAGAGGGGGATgaggatgatgataatgatgaaaaTG GTTTGTATGATGGCGTTCAAAACTCCGTGATTGCATATGACAAGGATGCAATATCATGTTTTACTGAGGGGTTTTACGGCGAAGTCGATGCTTTCCAATTCCCTTTTGGCGAGATGGCGTTGATACCCGAAGACGCAGAACAGATTATAGGATTGCAGGTTGAGGGGAAATCCAAGGGTGACAAGTTCAAGAAAAACCTAgattggaaaaaaaatatatga